One Bemisia tabaci chromosome 4, PGI_BMITA_v3 genomic window, CtgagtgtcgcagagcgcaaaagagcgctatgaaagcggctTCCATGTGTGTATCATGACTTGGTCAATTCCTGTCTCTTCGGGTAGGTCTAAATATGGGCCTGAAAGCCGattttggccaaaaattggatttagcCGCCAAGCCGCCATATAACTTAcgtttttcgccaaaatcggccttctgACCAATGTTTAGACCAGTGATAGGGCTGCTAGACCCAAAAAGAGATCATAAATGACCAACTCGTCAGGCATTCCAtaaaaatatagaccttcaaagaACCAAAACTCGCGGAGTTGAGAAAATtaagggtgggcccaaaaattAACAGACCTTGTCGATACCCTTCATTTAGTTCCAAATAGTTCCAAACATTGCGCGCCACAGAATGGTTCAACAGAATGACTTTTACAAATGGCTCTTAGCGAGGGCAGTCTTCACTCCATCTTAATGCTGAATTGCTGTAACGGGGCGCGTGGACTTTGAAATTGAGTCGAACAGTACTTGCAGTTGATTAGTGAGATAGATTTGGTTATCCGACAATtcatcctcttctttttttccaaatcttgttcgtttaatattaaaatttttagccCAAAATTGAATCTGGTCCAATGGAAGAGTGTAACCAATGGTGGTAGACGAAATTTCGAATGACGGTCGATGAATGGACACAAAATCGGTCTACCAAGACCTTCATGAGCTGTGTTCTTCCGATTCACTCTATAGGTAGTGAAACCATTTAGGCCCACTTCATTTCGTTTCTGTCTCAAGGTCACGCTTCGTTCATTCATAACAGTATCTACGATGGCAAGGTGTCCGATCGACTCGTCGTTGAGGCGTTGTCACCTCGAGTGGAACAGATGCTAAATCTGtttatttttcgatgaaaaatatttgatttccTGCCAGAATAGACAACGCAACAGTCAAAATGAGGTTAAACTCATGCATCTTTAATCTACCTGCTGACTATGCGGCGGCGGCCAGCTTTGGCACGATTTCCTTGTTTCTAGGGGGGTGTTTCGCGGCTGTAAATGTGTACCCACAAGATCATTGTCAAATCGTTCGCGGAAAATTATCACGCTCCGCAGACGAGCGTGAAATGATTATATTCCATTATTCATGTTACCTACATCAATTTGATGCGTTACCTTGCAAAGGAAAGGGAACATGCTCCCTTGTTGATTTTTACCATGTCGATGAGCGTTCCCACGCCCCCAATATCTGAAACTATATACGCGACGATGATGGCATCTCCAGCACGTATAGGGCGATTATATCAAAGCCGAGGTCAAAAAAGTAAGGTTAGCCTGCTGTTACCATTAAGTGctgcaatttttccaaatcgaTGGAGTCCTTCATCCCCTCCCATAATGGGGGAAATATGGAGATGACAACGTCCCAGAATCGTCGCTgttctggcgtaagggcgtaactcgatttccacatgagccccagaaagcatgtatttgtaTGTAAAGTGGAGCTTAAGTGGGAATTAAGGTAcgtccttacgtcggaggagcgacgaaatgcgATAACTATTTAACACTGATCTATATTGAACACTAGTTCGGGGGTGGGTGGTGAAACTGTACGGTTAAAATAGTATAATTTGTGTTCATCGATCTAGTTCTAGGTACacgaaattatgaaaaaataatttgataagCATACATAATGTGTTATAATTACAAAAAGTAAGGGAAAGTAATTTCAACGACAAAATAAAAGGAACTTGTGCGTAGATATGAGGTAGCAAGCCAAGTGATTTAATACGACTTATGCCCTTtgaacttattttattttaatcaagGCTGAGGTGGAAATAGTAAAGTTAGTCCGCTACCGCTGAGGATTATcacgttacgtaatttttaatttccaatATCTTTTTATCCTCTTGTATCTTTTTCTCAGGACTGTCGCATCCTCTTAAAAGATGAACATCTATTAGAAATTGCCTTACATATAAGTAGTATAGTTTTTCTGTGCCatgcaaaattgtttttttgcaaaattttctttctcatcCAAAAATTATTGCTTAGTTTTTCTGGAGATTCGAAAAAACAGCCCttctcaaaattacatgtttaaGGTCTACTAAAACGTCCCTCCCTCAAATTTGAAACATGGAACTCAAATTTGAAACTGAGGTGTCTTCCTGAGACACGGAGATGTTAAACGAACGTTTTTGAACAGCGAACAGTAATCCTTCAAGACGGTTTGACAACAGGTTGAAATAGTTACGGGACGATCATAATATCGTGGGTGTGGCTCATCGCGTGACTACAAAGTTTTGACAGTTGAGCGAAAACCACGCGCATTTTACCGATTTCACACACTTCTGTGTACTCTTTGTGGTCTCGAATTACATCCATTGTCTTCAAGTTTACGTAAATGGATCACTCTGGTACACAGCAAAAATGTTCAGATATACCCATATTCACGAACACGTGATGAATTCGAAGAAAATTGGCTTGTTCAAATACCAACAATTAATCTTGAAGTGACTCTTAACCGCTGAACAGATTGTTAAAATTAAGCCTCTAGTCGTATATTTTTAGCATATGGTTAAACCGTTAACATCAAACTCAGATAATAATTATTGTCATTTTAttgatttctgagaaaaaacaaatattattattgaaaaatgacCATGCTCGTCAAATCTGCAAAAGGGTCATGTATACATTTTTCCGGTTCGAGATAGCACAAGAATGCACAGCATTTCTGGATCTGGAATTAGATATTTCTAACGTTTTTTCCATGCATTTATATCTGCATTTAACCATGTATTGAGAATAAAACCCCTTATACCcccttaaaaatataaagacaAGCGGGTATCTCAGAGGACACTTACTACATGTTTGATTCACAATACGCTAAGAAAGTCTAAACTGTGCTAAAAATTGAcatttaaaacgccttcaatgcgTGAGTTATACAGTTTCTTAACAATCGCATAATTATGTCTACGTTCAGCTTCGGCTATTAGTTTCTAGCTGCGATAAGAGTGCAGTATTGATTCTTCGATTATTTCTACATTAAATAAAAGCATAatacctatttaatttttttaaaggaaaaaacatgtattggTGAAATAATATCGAGAAATCTGAACCTAGGACGGTCAATTTAAACAATACTTAAAAATATTGGATCCCTTAGCAATACAATGTTtctaactttaaaattaatGGCTCAATCTTTTTTTACCGATTCGTTCCTTAGACTGCATATCTAATTTCTttattctctctctttctctggcctttctctcttttctccttTCCAGTGTTTTTTCTTGCTTGTTGTCAATTTTGTCGCTCATCTAACGTAAAGGCGTAACTCCATTTCCTCCGTAAATTCGGtgtttattgaaggaaatgtgcgGCAAAATGTGAGGGCTAATTCGGCAATTTTCCTTAGCAAGACGGAACAGGACAGATGATTCATACCAAAATGACCTATTTGAATCCAAAGGGGCTATATTATCCATTCTGGCTTGGACCCTGAGCTCCAAACGAATACGTGTAAGACACGGTTCATGTCACAATAaatatagttccatttgatttcAATACGTCCAAAATGTAGATAGTCTCTTCTTCGAGGCATTTCAATCGGACGGGTCATTCGTAAAAGCAAGTATGTCAATTTTCAGTTGAACCCTAAAATGCTGATATTTATACGGACCTTGGTGACCATCTAAAAATGGACATACACTTTCAAGAAGAAGATAAACCCGTTCAATTGGACCGCAATACGCTAAAGGGAAGTCTCATCAGCCGTTGCGAAATTTCATTGGATGGTTTATTATTTTACGGGAGAAGGGTagagcagattttttttttgaaaatttcaggggatatTCTTTTGTGGCGTGAAgcaatttcctgaaattttccgaacAATACGTACACAAATTccctgcaaaaaaagaaaatgttccaTGACATTTTTCAATAGCTGGTGTGACTTGATCCATTTCTGCTCAACGCTGTTCAATTAAGATTGCGTGCTCCACAGTTCCGTGAGCAGTAATTAAACTACAAGGATGCCAGGTTGTGTGAAAAATTCTGGATATCTTACATTGAATTTAATCGGAaattatgctgattttttagCGAAATCTGGCCCTAATGTTAAGCGATGTTAAGGCTGACAGAAGATCTCGCTGCAAAGGTCAGACGAAGCTTCGCGAGTTAAATTGTTTGTCGAGCAAACAAGTGTGTTGTCACGCTAGGGAGATTCTACACCTAGGAGTCATGGTTTGATCTTAAATTTGATGATTTCCCTCCTAATATGACAGGATAATTGATCAGAAACCAAGGTTTCTCTCAACGCAATAACACCCGGTGATCGATTCTGTAAAATCCCTCGGCCCACGCGGAAAACACGTATAGGTGTCCAAGTTTGTGAAAAAGGatgcaggctcggactggccgtAGGGCCAATATGCCATTGGCAAATACGaccccttggcgcgccgaaaacgcgcctcTCTTACAGATGgtaaaataagaagagaaaaaaattacgaccgagaatatatgaaAAACATTTCTTAAATAAACGGAGGAAGAGAGAGTTAgcagtaaagaaaggtgcttttaagCATGATAGTGGCGAACAGAGGttcaagaactactttctgaagcgtaaacacttttctgtgaaatgttcacctttttgtcgacatacaggcgctttatcatccccctccttcattcgctatgtgcaATTCCCTTAGAAGTGAtagtcggttcgatttttagacacacgcaccctttatagacctcttgagagacctttaaacacatttcttccttttcaaaatggacaagaatgttttcctttttttttccaatggactttttccatggattttttcccttttttttcctttttcatggttgatttggacataccttCGCCTTTCTCGGGCAAACtgaaccttaatttatctcgaaattaaaaaataagagacatctaaagtgtaaacgcgatacaactattaaCGCACGGTgtatgtccacattgcatatgaaaaatgtaagatgcgatggcgtgagtcgtgaactcgcaatgctctgctctatgctactagtttgaagcaccattacgaatgagacaaatgcaaacaaacacaatatggaaatagagggaggaaAAGGGTGCGCGTTttcgacggcgcagagatacaactattcgtacttgatggacgtccgtgctgcatctgaaaaattgaaggcgcgatgacgcgaagcgtgagctctcaatgctctgctatatgctgtcaatgaggtgtcgctccgaTTCGGGAGAATAGTTAAAAGAAGAGGCCCAAACACATCTCCTACCTGATGTAGTATCTTTAATTGTTTCGTCGGTCACCATGCGTTCTGtatgtgtatttttttacgtgcTGTAACCAAGATATTGTTGCTGAATAAATAACTAAAATAGCAGGTTTTTAATATCAGTGAATAGGTGATGAAGATATTGATATTAAATTTTGCTTCTTTAGTCATCATTCACCAACTTTATCTTGGTTATCAAAATTTCTATAACAGTGTTGTTAAACCAAACATTTAAATTATCTTGCGCTCTGTTGGCAGATGGCGTCTTCGACGGAAAAGAAATCCGAAAACATCCCAAACGGCAAAGTGGAGACCGGAGCACACACGAAGAACTCAACCTCTCCACTCAAAAACCAAAGCTCACCCGACAAAGGCCGAACTTCGCCGGACAAAGGCCGGACCTCGCCAGACAAAGGCCGGACCTCGCCGACGAAAGGCGGAACCTCGCCAGACAAGGGCCGAACCTCCCCGCAAAAAGACGGCGGCGGCCCTCCTCCGAAGAACCAAGCGCCTGAAAAAGGCCGCACCTCGCCGACCAAAGGCCAGCCTCTGCAGCCGAAAAACGGCGACCGGGGGAACGCGCAGAAAAGCACGAGTCCGACCAAAGAAACGGCCAAAAACGAAAAGAGGCCCGAGGGAGTCAAGAAAAGCGAGCCTAGCCGACCCGGCAGGGACAAGTCTCAGGGACCAAAAGCCACCAAAACGGAACCAACCAAAGAACCCTCGGCTGCTTTCAAGTAAGTTTTCCCTGTTTTCAGATCACAATCAattactggtaaaaaaaaacctcttggaccaatgacgcattgcattgacttaagaatgcagtttcttgtcgccggatttatgAGTCTTGAACTcgtgtttcaagcggattttccattgaaacaagagtccagactcttaaatccggcgccAAGAAACTGctctcttgaaccaagaggtttttttttttttttttttttttttttttttttttttttttttttttaccagtgatagCATTTCGATGGCCCAAGTACAAAACACGTATCTCCAATTGAGAATTTGCCTGtgtttgaaatttaatgaatttcgtgtttaagtagaaactaccaagtgaactgaacacgaggatacccttggctcATAAATTAAGCAATTATtatgccgcgctaaggaagaacgccgtatgagccttcaggcgttgcgaaTTTCCTCGggcaaatcactgatttttaggaaaatttttgaatatttttctgccaatttcttagataattttgtttgtaatttgatctaacgtgtcggaattttttaaaaaaaaatattcataattttcctcaaaaataaacattttattcaaggaaatttggcaattctcgtaaaattgcacgaaatattgtacaaaatttccaatctttcatgagtatctttttttttccgccATGCCACTTAACTCTTGTAACAATAGACgtctttttacagagaaaaatttgcacTATTCTCAAAATTCGGGGACACGAAATCTGATGGAAAGTTGATCACACTTTCTCAAAGCGATAAATGGATGAAACAAGCCAAAGTAGTCGATGGAAAGAAGATCACAACGACCGATACTGCAATCCATTTCAAGAAACTAAAGTAAGTGTTCTTAGTCTAAAATGCCTAGAGTAAGTTTGAAATGAGCAAGCGCCATCAATAATTATTACAGTAGGCAAGCAACATGCAGGGACTTTGTTTTATTAAAGTTTAGTAGGTTATCGCGGATGTTATCAGCTTCCGAGAcgatatttttccctcttttaatttgttttattgatgagaaaaattgagaattctCCGTGTAATCAGTGGTAAGCGAGAATGGCTTCGTGCAGGATCCGTCGAGAAAGCGGATTCAAAAAAGCTACACAAGCGTCCAAAGTTTCATCACAGCAGATTGCGGTGTCAGAATAAAATCAATTTGAGTTCACATATTACCGGTGCACTTAAAATAATCAGCAACTCATTGAtaaatttttgattattttattcAGGAAATGCGAGTGGGACTTAACTCGAGGTATatggaaataaattaaatggaAAGGAACTACATTCAAAAAGACTACGTGATTCAttggtttctttttatttaatttattttcccatGGTTCCTTCCAACTTAAAGTCGTCAGGCGGGTCGATAATCAtgattaatagacaaagcgatagacaaagaaggcaaagagAAGATGAAGCGATCCGATCGGTAAAAGCGAGTGGttacaatagacaaaggagagaAGTAATAGACGTTAGTCTattacagtggactctcgataattcaaaattgaagggaatcgaCTTTTtattcgaattagcgaggtttcgaaataaaaagagttcgaattaaagagatttcatgtggagaaatttcgaattagagaggttcgaattatagagggaaggcgccatctgaattcgaattatataggggcaaatggacggatttacgccAAAAGGTCTTTAGGTCAAAGGTCAAGCTCTTTCAGATACCCAGATACAcaaacagttgacttcgaattgtagagggaatgtaccgtcttatttcgaattatagagggagggTCATATTTACTTCCTacacttcgaattacagagagaattttcgtcgcaattttgaattatagagggccgcgccagcctaaaaatttcaaattaacgagGGGAgtaaaatacattgattttcttcgaattatcgagagattttcaagggaaacagactttccttcgaattaacgtGGTTTTCGAACtatcgaggttcgaattatagagAGTCCACTGTACCTCTCTCCCGGCAAccatggcaacccacgagaaattttgtagttagttcatcattctCCTCCTTTAACTATAACTGcttccgtttcaaccaatagaatcgttccattttccctttgcccTCTCAATtcgtagctttgtctatgaatttcaatagtTAGCTTGGAGTTGGCAAAACGACGCAATTCTACGACAATCACCACTATTTAATTGTACTAACCACTTTTTTGTTTTCCGCCAGGTCGATGAAAGTCTCACTGAAGGATTACAACCAGTTCATAGAGGACC contains:
- the LOC109036478 gene encoding tubulin polymerization-promoting protein homolog, whose protein sequence is MASSTEKKSENIPNGKVETGAHTKNSTSPLKNQSSPDKGRTSPDKGRTSPDKGRTSPTKGGTSPDKGRTSPQKDGGGPPPKNQAPEKGRTSPTKGQPLQPKNGDRGNAQKSTSPTKETAKNEKRPEGVKKSEPSRPGRDKSQGPKATKTEPTKEPSAAFKEKFALFSKFGDTKSDGKLITLSQSDKWMKQAKVVDGKKITTTDTAIHFKKLKSMKVSLKDYNQFIEDLAKTKGVAADEIRNKLADCGAPAVGGAGAENKKVEATVNRLTDVSKYTGSHKQRFDESGKGKGIAGRKDVPDSSGYVHGYQNKNSYNKTH